The following proteins are encoded in a genomic region of Magnolia sinica isolate HGM2019 chromosome 1, MsV1, whole genome shotgun sequence:
- the LOC131239986 gene encoding purple acid phosphatase 18, giving the protein MAEKMGLMLIASVLLLMSASAAAEYVRPPPRETLSFPWKPKHPSVPQQVHISLVGDKHMRVTWITDDKSSPSVVEYGTSSGKYTASSQGESTSYSYLFYSSGKIHHVVIGPLKDDTVYFYRCGGQGAEFNLKTPPSQFPITFAVAGDLGQTGWTSSTLDHIGKCKYDLHLLPGDLSYADYQQHLWDSFGKLVQPLASARPWMVTEGNHEKESIPLLKAGFAAYNARWKMPYEESGSTSNLYYSFEVAGVHVIMLGSYTDYDEYSDQYSWLKADLSKVDRQKTPWLLVLLHAPWYNSNRAHQGEGDDMMAAMEPLLYAAGVDIVLAGHVHAYERSKRVNNGKVDPCGAVHITIGDGGNREGLAHWYINPIPEWSVFREASFGHGELRIVNSTYAFWSWHRNDDDESVRSDQVWINSLASSGCIPSKRHEFRKILMAP; this is encoded by the exons ATGGCGGAGAAAATGGGATTGATGCTGATAGCGTCGGTTCTGCTGCTGATGTCAGCATCCGCAGCGGCCGAGTACGTGCGCCCTCCTCCTCGGGAGACCCTCTCCTTTCCATGGAAACCCAAGCATCCTTCCGTCCCACAACAG GTCCACATTTCGTTGGTGGGGGACAAGCACATGCGAGTTACATGGATCACTGATGACAAATCTTCCCCTTCAGTTGTTGAATACGGAACGTCATCAGGAAAGTACACAGCATCATCTCAAGGGGAAAGCACATCCTACAGCTACCTATTTTATAGTTCAGGAAAGATACATCATGTGGTCATCGGACCTCTCAAAGATGACACGGTTTATTTCTATCGATGTGGAGGACAAGGTGCAGAGTTCAATCTTAAGACCCCTCCATCTCAATTCCCAATTACTTTTGCCGTTGCGGGCGATCTTGGTCAGACAGGATGGACATCATCGACTCTAGACCACATAGGCAAGTGCAAATATGATCTGCATTTGCTCCCTGGAGACCTTTCATATGCCGACTATCAACAACACCTATGGGACTCCTTTGGGAAGCTGGTGCAGCCACTTGCAAGTGCTAGGCCATGGATGGTGACAGAGGGGAACCATGAGAAGGAGAGCATACCGCTCCTTAAAGCTGGATTTGCAGCCTATAATGCAAGATGGAAGATGCCTTACGAAGAGAGTGGATCGACTTCGAATCTGTACTACTCTTTTGAAGTTGCAGGGGTGCATGTGATCATGCTTGGTTCTTACACAGATTATGATGAGTACTCGGATCAATATAGTTGGCTGAAG GCCGATCTTTCGAAGGTAGACAGGCAAAAGACACCCTGGCTTCTAGTGCTACTCCATGCACCATGGTATAATAGTAATCGGGCTCACCAAGGAGAAGGGGATGATATGATGGCTGCAATGGAGCCATTGCTTTATGCTGCAGGCGTAGACATTGTTCTTGCTGGTCATGTACATGCTTATGAACGCTCG AAACGTGTCAACAATGGGAAAGTGGATCCTTGTGGAGCTGTCCACATAACAATTGGTGATGGAGGTAACAGAGAGGGTTTAGCTCATTG GTACATCAATCCCATACCAGAGTGGTCGGTCTTCCGCGAAGCAAGTTTCGGCCATGGCGAGCTCAGGATTGTAAATTCAACTTATGCTTTCTGGAGCTGGCATAGGAATGATGACGACGAGTCTGTAAGATCTGATCAGGTGTGGATAAACTCATTAGCCAGTTCTGGATGTATCCCTTCTAAGAGGCACGAATTCAGGAAGATCCTTATGGCTCCCTAG